A window of Thermoleophilia bacterium contains these coding sequences:
- a CDS encoding branched-chain amino acid ABC transporter permease yields MGGGNVLQAFVNGLTSSGIYILVALGLTLVLSIMNIVQLAHGEVYMVGAYVVYYFSTKVGLNFYASIVIAVVATGVLGVLIDRIFLRPFRARPDSAMVLTAGLILVLQNVVLAIATGTPKKYYPPYQGVVARLGSVSLSAERLIIIVAAFLLLAGLFLFIRYTKHGQAMIAVAQEREGAALQGISIDRLSAIAMFIGCGLAGIAGALVGSLFSLLPTMGGTVLVKGIAVIILGGLGSIPGTVLGGLIIGFLDGLLPLLTTQYVASLVGFIIVILILLFRPRGLMGHESP; encoded by the coding sequence GTGGGCGGCGGAAACGTACTACAGGCCTTTGTCAATGGCCTTACCTCAAGCGGAATATATATCCTGGTTGCTCTAGGTCTGACCCTGGTCCTCAGCATCATGAATATTGTGCAGCTCGCCCATGGCGAGGTGTACATGGTGGGCGCGTACGTCGTTTACTACTTCAGCACAAAGGTCGGGCTAAACTTCTATGCTTCCATTGTCATCGCCGTGGTTGCTACTGGGGTGCTTGGCGTACTCATTGATCGGATCTTTCTGCGCCCATTTCGGGCAAGACCCGACTCCGCTATGGTGCTCACGGCTGGGCTAATTCTGGTATTGCAAAATGTTGTTCTTGCCATAGCCACCGGCACACCTAAGAAATACTACCCGCCTTACCAGGGAGTGGTTGCTCGTTTAGGGAGCGTGTCGCTTTCCGCAGAAAGACTAATAATCATTGTCGCTGCTTTTCTTTTGTTGGCGGGCCTATTCCTGTTTATCCGATATACAAAACATGGCCAAGCGATGATCGCGGTTGCCCAGGAGAGAGAGGGAGCCGCGCTACAGGGAATCAGTATCGACCGCCTGTCCGCCATTGCTATGTTCATAGGTTGTGGATTGGCAGGGATAGCCGGAGCGCTGGTCGGCTCTCTTTTCAGTCTTCTGCCCACGATGGGGGGCACGGTATTGGTGAAGGGTATAGCCGTCATTATCTTGGGCGGCCTGGGCAGCATTCCGGGAACTGTGCTTGGTGGACTCATCATAGGCTTCCTCGATGGGCTTCTTCCTTTACTCACCACTCAGTACGTGGCTAGTCTTGTGGGATTCATTATCGTAATACTCATTCTCCTCTTTAGGCCTCGGGGCTTGATGGGCCACGAATCACCATGA